The Panicum virgatum strain AP13 chromosome 5K, P.virgatum_v5, whole genome shotgun sequence genome has a window encoding:
- the LOC120709749 gene encoding pto-interacting protein 1-like, which yields MEHAKGCSNLAHGNNCLPEQQTASIPVDPTTKNPPTPVLNISLAELREITRNFSDDTLIGEGSHAKVFLGEMKDGRKSAVKKLGQNSVPDDEFVHQVQAVSRVKHDNVVQLLGYCVDGNVRAVIYEYSSRGSLHDILLGENGVTGTRPGRVLSWTQRVKIALSAAQEIEFLHHKIEPCIIHSDIKSSNIFLFNNDVAKIADLRISKNRPGYLDDLILDCVHPSHNVYDAPEYGT from the exons ATGGAACATGCCAAGGGATGTAGTAATCTGGCCCATG GTAACAACTGCTTACCTGAGCAACAAACTGCTTCTATTCCTGTTGACCCCACAACCAAAAACCCACCTACTCCTGTATTGAATATTTCCCTCGCTGAACTAAGGGAAATAACAAGGAACTTCAGTGATGATACTCTAATAGGAGAGGGCTCACATGCTAAAGTTTTTCTTGGAGAGATGAAAGATGGCCGAAAATCTGCAGTGAAGAAACTCGGCCAGAATTCTGTG CCTGATGACGAGTTCGTACATCAG GTTCAGGCAGTTTCAAGAGTGAAGCATGATAACGTTGTCCAACTTCTCGGCTACTGTGTTGATGGGAACGTCCGTGCAGTAATTTATGAGTATTCATCAAGGGGCTCCTTGCATGATATTCTTCTAG GGGAAAATGGTGTCACAGGAACCCGACCTGGGCGAGTTCTGTCGTGGACCCAACGAGTCAAGATTGCCTTAAGTGCTGCGCAGGAGATTGAGTTCCTCCATCATAAGATAGAGCCTTGCATCATTCACAGTGATATCAAGTCGAGCAACATTTTCCTGTTCAATAATGATGTTGCAAAGATTGCAGACCTCCGTATCTCCAAAAATCGCCCCGGTTACTTGGATGATCTTATTTTGGATTGTGTTCATCCTTCCCATAATGTTTATGATGCACCCGAGTATGGAACTTAA